The Paenibacillus swuensis genome contains the following window.
ACATAAAATTGTAGAATAGGAGTGAGGAGGAATGAATATGCAAACTGTTCTAAATGCAACTGATGTAAGGGCTAATTTTGGTGGGTTTATTGATACTATTGTGCGAGAGAAACCTCAGGCCGTGAAACGGAACAGAGATGTCATCATGGCATTTTCCAAACAACAGATGCGCGAATTGCTTTCTATATATGAACTAACTTTTGAATACGAGCAAGATGAAGATGGACGGTATGCCGGATCTATTGAGCAGATCGAAGATATTGTAGCAGATGGTGAGTCAGTCAATGAATTGCGAATGGAATTAGCAAGACACCTGGTTGAATACGCAATTGATTATGAAAATAACTATTCCCGGTATTACAACACACCTAACCGTCATAAGCATGCCCCTTATATATTGCGTGTACTATTGGAAGATAATCTTGAGGCAGTTTCTCAAATGTTTCATGCCTAGTTGGAGTGATCTTGAGAACTTCTTAAAACGTGACGGATGGGTTTTGGTAAGACAGAATGGTAGAGATAAGTTATATGAAAAAACTCTACCTGACGGTGTGGTTCTGCGAACCGCGGTATCCAAAGGCACAGGAGAGATCGGCAAAGGTTTATTTAACAGGATTCTGAAACAACAATTAAGAACAAATAAGGAATATTTTAATTCCAAGAAATAAGTGCCTCGGACCTTTAAGCAGATATCATTGGCGGAGATGACTTATAAATATGGTGTTTTTTTTATGTATTATATATAAAAAATGTAACCAAGGAGGAAACACATGGAAGCTTTCACCGAATATCTAGATGCAATAGATCATCCGCAACATAGGGAACGCACCGAAGAAGTATTGGCTTGGGTAAATAAACAATTTCCAACTTTAATGCCCAAAATCGCGTGGAATCAGCCGATGTTTACCGATCACGACACCTATATTATCGGCTTTAGCGTGTCCAAGAAACATATGGCGGTTGCCCCAGAAAGGGCTGGAATAAATCAATTCACAGATGCCATTGCGCAGGCTGGCTATGATCATACCAAGGAACTGGTACGAATTCCGTGGACTAGTCCCGTTAACTACGCATTACTTGAGAAAATGATTGAGTTTAATATTGTGGATAAAGCAGAGTGCTCGACTTTTTGGCGCAAATAATCCTGTGCTAATGAAAACATCTAAGTAAAGGCTGGTACAGCATGTCTTCGAATGTATTACGGTTATTTAATTTTGTGTATTTCGCCATGTTGGCGATGTTTATTTCGTTCTTGCCGGTCTACTTGGACGGAGAAGGAATTTCGGCTAAGCAGATTGGACTCATTATCGGCACGGGCGGACTCGTTTCGGTGTTCTCGCAACCGTTCTGGGGCGTAGTCAGTGATAAGCGGAAGACGGTAAAGTTGATCATCCTGTTCATTCTGGGAATGGCGACGGTTACGGGGTTCTTCTTGTACAGGACGGATGAAGTGTGGTTGCTGTTAGGTTTAACGATGGTAATGTACTTCTTCCTGTTGCCGATTGACCCGCTCACGGAAAGCTTGAATTTCCGCATTGCCGAGGAGAATAAAGTCAGCTACGGCTCCATCCGTACCTTCGGGGCATTCGGATACGCGGTCATGTCCTTGATTGTGGGGATCGTGGTGGCGAAGTTCGGCTCGCCGTCCCTTGCGTGGTTGTTCGTGGGGCTGGGCGTGTTGGGACTTCTGTTGACGTTGATGCTGCCTGATGCGCCATCGACTTCAAAGCCTGTTACGTTGAGTGCGCTGAAAACCTTTTTTTCGAATCGCAAAACGTTAGGGTTTCTACTGCTCATCTTCATTACGGCGGTGCCGAACCGAATGAACGATCAATTCCTCGGTATCTACCTCCGGGAACTCGGAGGGACCGTTGATGGTGTGGGTCTGGCGTGGTTCCTGTCGGCCGGAGGCGAAATTATAGTATTCGCGCTTAGTTACTGGTGGCTGCGTAAAGGTCATGAGATCGGATTAATTCTGTTTGCTTCGATTTTCTACGTGTTAAGATTTGTGTTATCAGCGTGGGTGAAGGATCCTCAGATTCTCATCTATTTGCAACTATTACAAGCGTTATCGTTCCCCGTATTCTATTCCGCCGCAATCCAATACCTGTACCGCATTGTGCCCGAAGAGTGGCGCGCAACGGGGCAGACGGTGTTGGCTATTCTTTTTTTCGGGGTGTCGGGCATAGCGTCATCGTATTTGGGAGGCTGGTATTACGATTCATTCGGCGGCGAGTCCATGTATCTGTTGATGGCAGGCTTGTCAGCGGTAGGCCTCGGGTTTAGTTTGTTTTTGCGCCAGATGTACGAGAAAGCATGGAAGTCCTGACTTTAGGGTCAGGATGATTTGCATTCAATCATTAACCCTATATACAAACCGACAGTCTGTATATATAATAAAATTACTGGAAAACATAATCCTTCTGTTAGGAGGTTGGTCATGATCCCTTTAGTCGTTCTTGTAGGCTCATTCGTTCTAATTCGTTTGCTGGGGTGGGGTGGTTGGACCTATTTGGACCATGGGTATTCTGCTTTACAATTGTCCCTTTCCCTCATGTTTCTCCTGACGGCTTCCGCCCATTGGGGGAGTCGGCGCGCCGACTTGGTGCGTATGGTTCCTGCGTTCCTGCCCAAGCGAGAGTGGATCGTAACGGCTACGGGCTGGCTAGAGATTGTCGGAGCAGCAGCTCTTATGATCCCCGCATTTACTAAGATTGCTTCCTTGGGTTTAATTCTGTTACTGCTAGCCATGTTCCCGGCAAATGTTTATGCTGCAAGGCGGAAGCTGACGATCGGCGGAAGGCCTGTACCTGGATTGTTCGCGCGCACCTTGATGCAAATCATATTCATAACGGCGCTGCTAATCGTATTAATGGGTTAAATTTACAGATCAACAGAATGCTTGCAAAGGCGGTTAAATCATGAAGCAGGAAGAACGCAGACAACAAACGATTCAACAGTTACTGGACGCGACTAAACGATTAGTTCACGAGATCGGATGCCAGTCCATCACCATGAATCATATTATCGAGAAGTCCGGACTATCCAAAGGGGCTATCTTTCATTATGTCAAAAGCAAGGATGAGATCTTTGCCTGGGTATTGCAAGAGGGAGTGGAGAAGACGAATCTGCGGTTCATCGACGAGGTAGAGAAGGGGAAGAGGGACTTTGAAGGACCGATGCGGAAAATTGCTGAAGCTTTTTCAGCGCTCGATCAGGCGGATGATATGACGAACAAAGTGTTTGTTTATCTCCTGGGGAAAGAGCATGATCCGGCCATTGCCCAGGTGCTTCAGCAGTTTCATGACCGATCCGTTGCTTTGGCTCGCAACTGGATTGAAACGGGTCAGCGGAGCGGGGTCATCCCTGTAACAATGGATGTGAATCGGACCGCGGAGATGTTTGTCGTTCTCTCCCTGGGTCTTCGCGCCCGATCCTCCATCCCGGGAGTCACACCCGCATTCACCGCTCAGGATTTTACGAAGTTTGTGGTTCAGACTTTGAAGCCCAACCGATAACTATGAGTTGAGAGCCTTAGCTTTGTACTGAGGCTTCAAAACTCTTCGAAGTATAACCATAGTGTTGAGGATAAAGATGCATATTCTCTATTTTGCTTATTCGAACGGGTAACGGTGGATGCGTAGATACAATGTGGCTAAGCCATACAAAAAATCCGCGCTCTTTACTGCTTTCAAGCACATAATCAGATATATTCACATGTTTGTATAATGTACGCCCAATCGCTAAGATAACTAGTCCTTGAATGGCAGCGGGGGCATTTCCGATGTATGCGGCGGCTATGCGATCACAGGTGAATTCACAACCTCTGGAATATGCTTTTCCTAGGAAAGGAAACCAAAGCGCGGGTAAAATAAGCAGGTTTTTACTAATGTGATTTCTTTTGATATGAGCAAATTCATGCGCCAGTATAAATGAAAGTTCTTCCTCGTCCCCCGTCTCAATAAGTTCAAACAAGTTGGAGTATAACACTACATAATTCCGCCCCATAAAGCGAGTTGCAAAAGCG
Protein-coding sequences here:
- a CDS encoding type II toxin-antitoxin system HicA family toxin; protein product: MPSWSDLENFLKRDGWVLVRQNGRDKLYEKTLPDGVVLRTAVSKGTGEIGKGLFNRILKQQLRTNKEYFNSKK
- a CDS encoding iron chaperone, translating into MEAFTEYLDAIDHPQHRERTEEVLAWVNKQFPTLMPKIAWNQPMFTDHDTYIIGFSVSKKHMAVAPERAGINQFTDAIAQAGYDHTKELVRIPWTSPVNYALLEKMIEFNIVDKAECSTFWRK
- a CDS encoding MFS transporter: MSSNVLRLFNFVYFAMLAMFISFLPVYLDGEGISAKQIGLIIGTGGLVSVFSQPFWGVVSDKRKTVKLIILFILGMATVTGFFLYRTDEVWLLLGLTMVMYFFLLPIDPLTESLNFRIAEENKVSYGSIRTFGAFGYAVMSLIVGIVVAKFGSPSLAWLFVGLGVLGLLLTLMLPDAPSTSKPVTLSALKTFFSNRKTLGFLLLIFITAVPNRMNDQFLGIYLRELGGTVDGVGLAWFLSAGGEIIVFALSYWWLRKGHEIGLILFASIFYVLRFVLSAWVKDPQILIYLQLLQALSFPVFYSAAIQYLYRIVPEEWRATGQTVLAILFFGVSGIASSYLGGWYYDSFGGESMYLLMAGLSAVGLGFSLFLRQMYEKAWKS
- a CDS encoding DoxX family protein; translated protein: MIPLVVLVGSFVLIRLLGWGGWTYLDHGYSALQLSLSLMFLLTASAHWGSRRADLVRMVPAFLPKREWIVTATGWLEIVGAAALMIPAFTKIASLGLILLLLAMFPANVYAARRKLTIGGRPVPGLFARTLMQIIFITALLIVLMG
- a CDS encoding TetR/AcrR family transcriptional regulator, which gives rise to MKQEERRQQTIQQLLDATKRLVHEIGCQSITMNHIIEKSGLSKGAIFHYVKSKDEIFAWVLQEGVEKTNLRFIDEVEKGKRDFEGPMRKIAEAFSALDQADDMTNKVFVYLLGKEHDPAIAQVLQQFHDRSVALARNWIETGQRSGVIPVTMDVNRTAEMFVVLSLGLRARSSIPGVTPAFTAQDFTKFVVQTLKPNR
- a CDS encoding M48 family metallopeptidase → MLNPRLVHDNEKSLYIFCLLFSIVVYVSLIISIIGIIYIIAGIIAALFVQGLMMGHIRANGIKITEQQFPSFYHTAHRIGKEMGLSRLPDIFVLQSDGMLNAFATRFMGRNYVVLYSNLFELIETGDEEELSFILAHEFAHIKRNHISKNLLILPALWFPFLGKAYSRGCEFTCDRIAAAYIGNAPAAIQGLVILAIGRTLYKHVNISDYVLESSKERGFFVWLSHIVSTHPPLPVRISKIENMHLYPQHYGYTSKSFEASVQS